Proteins found in one Pyrus communis chromosome 15, drPyrComm1.1, whole genome shotgun sequence genomic segment:
- the LOC137716826 gene encoding carotenoid cleavage dioxygenase 8 homolog B, chloroplastic-like, which yields MASITFSGATGNFSLLPTAAVSENSNNIKGGFNPLKKNLNNTGKKHNGRSLVSTNVASPPLPAIAHPPPKEESGDGYDRSHVAWTSVRQERWEGELLVQGEIPLWLKGTYLRNGPGLWHVGDYNFRHLFDGYAMLAKLHFHDGRLTAGHRQIESEAYTAAMKNQKICFREFSEVPKPANFLSYIGELANLFSGTSLTDNANTGVVKLGDGRVVCLTETQKGSIVIDPTTLDTLGKFEYSDTLGGLIHSAHPIVTDTEFLTLLPDLIKPGYLAVRMEPGTNERKVIGRVDCSRGPAPGWVHSFPVTEHYIIVPEMPLRYCAGNLLKAEPTPLYKFEWHPDSKAFMHVMCKASGNVVTSVEVPLYITFHFINAYEETDEDGRVTAIIADCCEHNADTTILDKLKIQNLRLYTGKDVLPDAQVGRFKIPLDGSPYGKLEAALDPNEHGRGMDMCSINPAYLGKKYRYAYACGAQRPCNFPNTLTKIDLVEKKAKNWYEEGAVPSEPFFVARPGATEEDDGVVISMISEKNGDGYALLLDGSTFEEIARAKFPYGLPYGLHGCWVPSK from the exons ATGGCCTCCATAACATTTTCAGGCGCTACTGGAAACTTCTCTTTGCTGCCAACAGCTGCCGTTTCTGAGAACTCAAATAATATAAAAGGTGGGTTTAATCCCTTAAAAAAGAACTTGAACAATACCGGAAAAAAGCACAATGGTCGCAGCTTGGTGTCCACAAACGTAGCAAGTCCACCATTGCCCGCAATAGCTCATCCACCCCCAAAAGAAGAGAGTGGTGATGGTTACGACAGGAGTCACGTAGCATGGACGAGTGTGCGGCAGGAGAGATGGGAAGGAGAGCTGCTTGTCCAAGGAGAAATACCATTGTGGCTG AAAGGTACGTACCTAAGAAATGGTCCAGGGCTGTGGCACGTTGGGGACTACAACTTCCGCCACCTCTTTGACGGCTATGCCATGCTCGCCAAACTCCACTTCCACGACGGCCGCCTCACTGCTGGCCACCGCCAGATCGAATCCGAGGCCTACACAGCTGCCATGAAGAACCAAAAAATATGTTTCCGTGAATTCTCTGAGGTCCCTAAGCCGGCCAATTTCCTATCTTATATTGGAGAACTAGCCAACTTATTCTCTGGTACATCGTTGACTGACAACGCCAACACCGGAGTGGTTAAGCTAGGCGATGGTCGGGTTGTGTGCCTCACAGAAACCCAGAAAGGATCAATAGTGATTGACCCGACCACGTTGGACACTTTAGGAAAATTTGAGTACAGTGACACATTGGGTGGTTTGATACACTCGGCACATCCTATTGTGACCGATACCGAGTTTTTGACTTTGTTGCCGGATTTAATCAAGCCGGGGTATTTAGCGGTCAGGATGGAGCCGGGTACTAATGAGAGGAAGGTGATCGGGCGGGTTGATTGTAGCCGTGGACCGGCTCCTGGTTGGGTGCACTCTTTCCCTGTGACCGAGCACTACATCATTGTGCCCGAAATGCCACTGAGGTATTGTGCTGGGAATTTGCTCAAGGCCGAGCCCACTCCCTTGTACAAGTTTGAGTGGCACCCTGACTCTAAGGCGTTTATGCATGTCATGTGTAAAGCTAGTGGCAACGTT GTGACAAGTGTGGAAGTTCCATTGTACATTACGTTCCATTTCATTAATGCTTATGAGGAGACAGATGAGGATGGTAGGGTTACTGCTATCATTGCCGATTGTTGTGAGCACAACGCTGACACCACGATTCTGGATAAGCTTAAGATTCAGAATCTTCGGTTGTATACCGGCAAAGATGTACTACCAGATGCTCA GGTTGGTAGGTTCAAGATACCACTGGATGGGAGTCCATATGGAAAATTGGAGGCAGCACTAGACCCAAATGAGCATGGAAGAGGGATGGACATGTGCAGCATAAACCCTGCTTATCTGGGCAAAAAATACAGATACGCTTATGCTTGCGGGGCTCAGCGCCCGTGTAACTTCCCTAACACCCTCACCAAG ATTGATTTGGTAGAGAAGAAAGCTAAGAATTGGTACGAGGAGGGAGCAGTGCCATCCGAGCCGTTCTTTGTTGCCCGTCCCGGGGCAACTGAAGAAGATGATG GTGTTGTAATCTCGATGATTAGTGAGAAAAATGGAGATGGATATGCATTGCTGTTAGATGGATCAACGTTTGAAGAGATTGCCAGGGCAAAGTTCCCCTATGGTCTTCCATATGGACTGCATGGATGCTGGGTTCCCTCCAAATAA
- the LOC137716996 gene encoding uncharacterized protein — MKDYSIERPRYPAHDFQRQFQMRRELFETILNAVVNHDHYFARKINVIGRQSLSPHQKLTSAFQMLANGCSANSTDKYCRLVQSTAIENLKCLCKAIEAIYGATYLCKPNLEDLKRLLRKADKRGFHGIIGSLDCMHWECKNCHTA; from the coding sequence ATGAAAGATTATTCCATCGAACGTCCTAGATATCCTGCTCATGATTTTCAGAGGCAGTTTCAGATGAGGAGAGAGCTTTTTGAAACCATCTTGAACGCAGTTGTCAATCATGACCACTACTTTGCAAGGAAGATAAATGTCATAGGCCGACAAAGTCTATCACCTCATCAAAAGCTCACATCTGCATTTCAGATGCTAGCTAATGGGTGCTCTGCAAACTCAACTGACAAGTATTGCCGACTTGTACAAAGTACTGCTATTGAGAACCTGAAGTGCTTGTGTAAGGCAATTGAAGCCATATATGGAGCCACATACCTCTGCAAGCCAaatcttgaagatttgaagaggcTTCTACGTAAAGCAGACAAAAGAGGCTTCCATGGCATAATAGGAAGTCTCGATTGTATGCATTGGGAGTGCAAGAATTGTCATACTGCTTAG